One stretch of Monomorium pharaonis isolate MP-MQ-018 chromosome 10, ASM1337386v2, whole genome shotgun sequence DNA includes these proteins:
- the LOC118647529 gene encoding uncharacterized protein LOC118647529 — translation MKTHLKRIAGNALLNYDEMETLVTQIEAVLNSRPIVPLSADSNDNASLTPAHFLIGDSLTAPVEPTLLLTQMRQHFWKRWSNDYLNELQQRTKWKTGGSSLKPGQLVIVREDATPPLCWPLARVKETHPSSDGVVRSATIQTSKGLCKRPATRLCPLPFDNENLGN, via the coding sequence ATGAAAACTCACCTAAAAAGAATCGCTGGAAACGCATTGCTAAACTATGACGAGATGGAAACGTTAGTTACACAGATAGAGGCAGTGCTCAACTCCCGTCCTATTGTTCCTTTATCAGCTGATTCTAACGACAACGCATCTCTCACTCCCGCACATTTTCTTATTGGAGACAGCCTTACTGCTCCAGTAGAGCCTACTTTATTGCTTACTCAGATGCGGCAACATTTTTGGAAGAGGTGGTCAAATGACTATCTTAACGAACTTCAGCAGCGTACGAAGTGGAAAACTGGAGGTTCCTCTTTGAAGCCAGGTCAATTGGTAATCGTACGAGAAGACGCCACCCCTCCACTGTGTTGGCCATTAGCACGTGTTAAGGAAACACACCCAAGTTCTGACGGCGTCGTGCGTTCTGCTACGATCCAAACCAGCAAGGGCCTTTGCAAAAGGCCAGCGACACGTTTATGCCCTCTACCCTTCGATAATGAGAATTTGGGCAACTGA
- the LOC118647530 gene encoding uncharacterized protein LOC118647530 — protein sequence MTDCQLLDYNSIPAMTCYITNIPRKVVGSALPSSIELHGFCDASTEAYGACVYIKTSALDHHEVYLLCAKSRVAPAKSTTLPRLELCAAHLLAQLTKRIRDIIPVKIDKTYYWSDSMIALAWIRSDSRRWSVFVSNRVGQIQESTDPHSWNHLIQSQLWWNGPAWLTVDRNHWEVESTTSLSVKDLPEIRKTALITTKPLEEWSIFYTISSLQRLRRVAAYILRFIDNMRTSKENRNAGSLTATELNIAILRLAKIIQGYSFSAEIKALQNQKAIPHDSKLLGLSPFMDSSGIIRVGRRLSHSYFPYQIKHPIVLPTRHPFTKMLIIYEHQRLLHAQATLASLRRRFWPISGRSAVRHVTRSCLRCFRTSPKASPLIMANLPPSRVSLSRPFLHCGIDYAGPFMIKGRDS from the exons ATGACAGACTGTCAACTTTTGGACTACAATAGCATTCCAGCAATGACATGCTACATTACGAA CATTCCACGGAAAGTTGTTGGAAGCGCGCTACCGAGCTCAATAGAATTACATGGCTTTTGTGACGCCAGCACAGAAGCATATGGCGCCTGCGTTTACATTAAAACGAGTGCACTCGATCATCACGAAGTTTACTTGCTGTGTGCGAAATCACGGGTAGCACCGGCCAAAAGCACAACTTTGCCCAGGCTAGAATTGTGTGCAGCACATTTGCTGGCGCAACTAACGAAAAGAATAAGGGACATTATTCCCGTGAAGattgataaaacttattattggTCTGACTCTATGATCGCACTAGCATGGATTCGCTCTGACTCAAGACGATGGAGTGTCTTTGTATCAAATCGTGTGGGACAGATTCAAGAGTCAACCGATCCACATTCTTGGAATCAT CTAATTCAGTCTCAGCTCTGGTGGAATGGGCCTGCATGGCTTACTGTCGACCGTAATCATTGGGAAGTTGAGTCTACAACATCATTATCAGTGAAGGATCTCCCTGAAATTCGCAAGACTGCCCTAATCACCACCAAGCCTTTGGAAGAATGGAGCATTTTTTACACGATCTCATCTTTGCAGCGCTTGCGTCGAGTCGCAGCTTATATACTACGATTCATCGATAATATGAGAACTTCTAAGGAAAACAGGAATGCCGGTTCCTTGACAGCTACTGAGCTGAACATTGCAATATTACGTCTTGCCAAAATAATTCAAGGATATTCTTTTTCAGCTGAGATCAAGGCTCTACAAAATCAAAAGGCAATACCTCACGACAGCAAGTTGCTTGGGCTTTCACCTTTCATGGACTCTAGCGGCATCATAAGGGTAGGAAGAAGACTATCGCATTCGTATTTTCCTTACCAAATAAAGCATCCCATCGTTTTGCCAACAAGGCATCCTTTCACTAAAATGCTCATTATTTACGAGCATCAAAGATTACTTCATGCACAGGCAACACTGGCTTCACTGCGACGGCGCTTCTGGCCAATCTCAGGCAGAAGCGCTGTCAGACATGTTACTCGTAGCTGTTTGAGATGTTTTCGCACTTCACCTAAAGCAAGCCCGTTAATCATGGCAAATCTTCCACCTTCGAGAGTCTCACTGTCTCGCCCATTTTTGCATTGTGGCATTGATTATGCCGGGCCGTTCATGATCAaaggacgggattcatag
- the LOC118647531 gene encoding uncharacterized protein LOC118647531: protein MTELRKLKYSRGALKATLTLAITFFESENAQHAFLSQLRKRKNKIVQTWDQFNDIQSLIELIEEVDDAAVRIEFEESYFGIISRFDQLIIDHEAAVAQETGAAQPQVADQRDQEYHCRLPKINPPKFAGGYDEWYPFRDTFLFMVHNVRAIPDIQKFLYLRGALVGKAAEIIESLEVSAANYHEAWQMLTVRYDKKRLIIQKHIQAIFGLPVLTRENHTALRELCDSILKHVRALKTIGRPTDQWGDLLIHLITSKLDTVTNKAWEDSLVEVESDFASINGISRSTLAGHRAKDCTSGGCKKCSKKHNTLLHIEASVNLQETSQGDSKSPTTTTADDKKLTLTSSLSLSNSDCNDFKKHAWLSTAIIKILNRDNKKVTCRALLDAGSQSNFITKSLTQRLGLKLQNVNVPVVGVNQVTSHVRDMAKIPSSQAEDCNINIPANLRLADPNFYIPGEIDLLLGADVFWNILCVGQIKATSLHPVLQKTLFGWILGGTIATKAHASTNSGGATMCNLNKNQELDRSLSKFWEGEQCSERPNLTHEEKLCEEHFAKTIRRSKNGQFIVRLPFRENMIEQLGKSKATAQKRFYAERRLQKDSNLKMKYTQFLKKYIELGHMERVEDSMVTEPGYYLPHHPVLKDASQTTKCRVVFDASCKTSTGVSLNDALMVGPVLQPELLDIILRFRTWQFVVTADVEKMYRQVLVEEAQRSYAFYGERIPWKILPFIN, encoded by the exons ATGACAGAATTAAGAAAACTTAAGTATTCGCGTGGAGCATTGAAAGCCACGTTAACGCTGGCGATTACATTCTTTGAGTCAGAAAATGCTCAGCATGCCTTTCTGTCACAACTGCGCAaacgcaaaaataaaatcgtgcAAACATGGGATCAATTCAACGATATTCAAAGTTTAATCGAATTAATCGAAGAAGTTGACGACGCTGCAGTACGAATAGAATTTGAAGAATCATACTTTGGCATTATCTCAAGATTTGACCAATTAATAATCGATCATGAAGCCGCTGTTGCACAAGAGACAGGGGCGGCTCAACCACAAGTAGCAGATCAACGTGATCAAGAATATCATTGTCGTTTGCCAAAAATTAATCCTCCGAAATTTGCAGGTGGATATGACGAATGGTATCCGTTCCGTGACACGTTCTTGTTTATGGTACACAACGTCCGAGCTATCCCGGACATCCAGAAGTTTCTGTACTTACGAGGAGCGCTAGTAGGCAAAGCTGCGGAAATTATAGAGTCTCTCGAGGTATCTGCGGCCAATTATCATGAAGCCTGGCAAATGCTCACAGTGCGTTACGACAAGAAACGATTGATAATCCAAAAGCACATCCAAGCTATTTTCGGGTTACCTGTTcttacaagagaaaatcacaCAGCATTACGAGAGCTCTGCGATAGCATTTTGAAACACGTGCGGGCGTTAAAGACAATAGGACGTCCGACCGACCAATGGGGAGACCTTCTTATTCATTTGATCACGAGTAAATTGGACACGGTCACTAATAAGGCATGGGAAGACAGTCTCGTCGAAGTGGAGTCCGACTTTGCAAGCATTAATGGCATTTCTAGATCGACGTT AGCGGGACATCGAGCCAAAGATTGTACTTCTGGAGGATGCAAGAAGTGCAGCAAGAAACACAACACATTATTACATATCGAAGCGTCAGTTAATTTACAAGAGACGTCGCAAGGGGATTCGAAATCGCCCACAACAACTACAGCAGACGACAAGAAATTAACTCTTACATCATCCCTTTCTTTGAGCAATTCTGATTGCAACGACTTCAAAAAACACGCCTGGCTATCCACAGCCATCATTAAGATATTGAATCGTGACAATAAGAAGGTGACATGTAGAGCCTTACTAGACGCCGGCTCTCAATCGAACTTCATAACGAAGTCCTTAACGCAACGATTAGGACTCAAGCTTCAAAACGTAAATGTTCCAGTCGTAGGTGTCAATCAAGTAACCAGTCATGTTCGAGACATGGCCAAG ATTCCCTCATCTCAAGCTGAGGATTGCAACATTAACATTCCGGCAAATCTGCGCCTTGCCGATCCGAATTTCTACATCCCAGGAGAAATCGATTTACTTTTGGGAGCTGATGTTTTTTGGAACATTTTATGCGTCGGACAAATTAAAGCTACATCATTGCATcctgttttacaaaaaactttattcGGATGGATCCTAGGTGGAACAATTGCAACAAAGGCACATGCAAGTACCAACAGTGGCGGCGCAACAATGTGCAACTTGAATAAGAATCAGGAACTTGACCGAAGTCTTTCCAAATTCTGGGAAGGCGAACAATGCAGCGAGCGTCCTAATCTCACACATGAGGAGAAACTTTGTGAAGAACACTTTGCCAAAACGATTCGCCGGAGTAAGAATGGCCAATTCATCGTGCGACTGCCCTTCAGGGAGAACATGATCGAACAGCTTGGAAAATCTAAAGCAACAGCGCAAAAGCGATTTTACGCAGAACGAAGACTACAAAAGGACTCCAATTTGAAGATGAAATACACACAGTTTCTCAAGAAATACATAGAACTCGGGCACATGGAAAGGGTCGAAGATTCTATGGTAACAGAGCCCGGGTATTATCTGCCCCATCATCCTGTGCTTAAAGATGCGAGCCAGACTACAAAATGCAGAGTTGTCTTCGATGCTTCTTGTAAGACATCTACAGGTGTCTCTTTAAATGATGCACTTATGGTTGGTCCGGTGCTGCAACCGGAATTGTTGGACATCATATTAAGATTTCGCACTTGGCAATTCGTCGTGACCGCCGACGTGGAAAAAATGTACAGACAAGTACTGGTCGAAGAAGCACAAAGAAGCTACGCATTTTATGGAGAGAGGATCCCTTGGAAGATCTTGCCGTTTATCAACTAA